The genomic window TTAGTTCTCTTACTTTAGTTAAGGTTTGTGGAATAAACTGCTGGCCCCCAAAGCCTGGGTTTACCGACATGACCAAAGCCAAGTCGATATCTTGCAACACATCTTTTAACAAAGCAACCTATGTATGTGGGTTTAAAGCCACACCTGCTTTACATCCCACAGATTTGATCAATTGAATGGTACGGTGCAAATGTGTACAAGCTTCATAATGAACCGTAATTACATCGGCTCCTGCCTTTGCAAACTCAGCAATATACCTATCTGGATCTACAATCATTAAATGTACATCGAACGGTTTTTTTGCATGTTTTTTAGCTGTATTAATTACTGGAAAACCAAATGAAATGTTCGGCACAAAAACACCATCCATTACATCTACGTGAAACCAATCTGCTTCACTCTGGTTAATCATTTCTATATCGCGTTGTAAGTTGGCAAAATCTGCCGATAATATGGATGGGGCAATTAGGTGTTTCATTGATTTTGATTTGTCGTAATTGCGAGGTACGACGCAATCTTTTTAATTATTTTGTTTTAGGATTGCTTCATACGTCGCAATGACGGATTTTTGTTTATTTCTTATGAATGATTTTAGCTGATTTTAACACCATATTCAATTTCATCAACCTAGTCATTGCATGAAAACGTTCAGTGTAAGAACTAGACAAAGCCTTACGTAGCAAATCCTCTTCTGCCTTTTTATAGTCGGCTTTAGGTTCTTCTAGCATATTTTTACGATTGTCTAATTTCATTACTGCAAGGTACAAAAGAAATTTAAAGAGTTGATTAGCTTAATTGACTGAAAGTTCATTTATGGAAAAAAAACAGGCAAAAAGCATTTTCTGTATCGGCAACAAATGGCAAACGGTATCTTTTTCCACATCCATAACCAAGTTTCGTGCATAAAACTTAGCTTTGTTGATACAATATGATAGAAATTTACACAGACGGAGCAGCAAGCGGAAATCCAGGTCCTGGCGGTTATGGTGTAATCTTACGCTCGGGCAAACATTACAAAGAAATAAGCGGTGGTTTTAGAATGACTACCAATAACCGCATGGAACTTTTGGCCGTAGTAGTTGCTTTAAAGGCGCTAAAAACGCCAGGGCAAGAAGTTGTTGTATTCTCCGACAGTAAATACGTAGTAGATTCTGTAGAAAAAGGTTGGGTTTTTGGCTGGGTACAAAAAGGCTTTAAAGATAAGAAAAACAAAGACTTATGGTTGCAATACCTTCAACAACACAAGCTGCACAAAGTGAAATTTAAGTGGATTAAAGGCCACAATGAACATCCAGAAAACGAACGTTGCGATCGTTTGGCGGTAGCGGCATCGCAAGATAAAGCCAATTGGGCTATTGATGCAGCATTTGAAGCAGAAAGAAATAATAGCGCTAGTAAGTTACTATAATTAGAAAATTTCTTTTGAACTGCGATCGTCATTTCGAACGCAGAGAGAAATCCAACTACTAAACTATTCGCTAGATCTCTCTTCGTTCCTTTTCGCAAATGACGACTTGTTTACTTCACGCTAACTGGTACAGAAACCTTATCCCAATCTAAAGCAAAACCTTTTTTAGTTACTTTATAAACCAATCTTTCTTGCGTTTCTTTTAAAGGTTTCACTTTTACATCTACCCTTAAAGCATCTTTAGCTTCTTGGTATTTGTAAGCGCCCCATTGCTTAGGTTCTTTGTTAAAAATGGCTGTCCAAGTGCCGCTTTCTCTAGGAATTAAGAAAAAACTATATTTTCCAGCTGGCAAAGCTTTACCTTCTACCTTAATGTCTTTGTCTGTTTCAAAAGTAGTGGCGTCATTTGCACCAGCACGCCAAACTTTATCGTAAGCCTCTAAACCGCCCCAAATTTTACGGCCTTTAACCGCCGGGCTACTGTAATTAATGGTAATGTTTGCGCCACCAATTTTACCTGTTGCAGTTGCCGCCGGACTAGGCTTCGGCTTGGCATCTTGCGCCATTGCACCTACCGATACAAAAAGAGCAAGTGCTGCGCTTGCCATTACTTTAAATGTTGATTTCATGATCTTTAATTTTAATATTCTTTGCTACTAAGTTAATTGTAAAAATTCCAAAAAAGCTAAATCAACAATAAAATTACGCAACAAAAAAGCGAACGTTTCCATTCGCTTTCTCAAAAAATCAAAATTATTTAACCGAAAAATCTTTAGGCAGATTTGGTATCAAGAGTGTCAACCGTTAATTTTTCAACTGGAGAAAACTCTGCCATAAATTCCTCTGCCTTTTTTACCATTTTAGGAGAGCCCACAAAAATAGCCACGCGTTGGTGTAGTTCTGTAGGTTCTATATCCAAAATCCTATTTAAGCCATCAGAAGCAATACCACCGGCCTGTTCAATAATAAACGCCATTGGGTTACATTCGTACAATAAGCGCAACTTGCCTTTTGGCGAAGCTGCCGTAGTTGGATACATATAAATTCCGCCCTTAATTAAACTTCTGTGAATATCGGCCGCCATAGCGCCAATGTATCTTGAAGTGTAAGGCCTACGAGTAGCTGCATCTTCTGTTTGGGCGTATTTAATATATTTTTTTACTCCTTCTGGAAAATGCACATAGTTACCTTCGTTAATAGAATAGATTACACCATCATCAGGTATTTTCATGTTAGGATGCGAAAGACAAAACTCTCCTATAGATGGGTCTAAAGTAAACCCGTTAACTCCTTTACCAGTAGTATACACCATCATGGTAGATGAACCATAAATTACATAACCAGCCGCAACCTGTTCGGTACCTTTTTGCAAAACATCAGCTAAAGTTGCTGGTCCATCTGTAGATTTTCTCCTGTAAATAGAAAAAATGGTGCCTACGGTTACGTTAATATCGATATTCGAAGAGCCGTCTAATGGATCTATACAAACAATGTAACGGGCATTTTTAGAAACTGGCGATTCAATACGTACGAAATCATCTTCTTCTTCAGAAGCTACAATACAACACTCGCCACCACTAGTTAAAGCAGAAATAAACTGTTCGTTAGCATAAACATCTAGTTTTTTTTGATCCTCTCCCTGTATATTAACAGTATCCGCATCGCCTAAAATATCTACTAACCCAGCTTTATTTACTTCGCGGTTTACAATTTTTGCGGCAATACCAATATCCCGCAACAAGCGAGAAAGCTCTCCTTTTGCATACGGAAAGTCCGCTTGCTTTTCAATAATAAACTGTCCTAATGTTTTTATACCCGACATGATTTTACTTAGTGTACTTTTTACGTTATCTATCTCCTAATTCTATGGCCTCTAAGGTATGTATTTTTTCGTCGGAAATGCAAAAGCGAATCAAAGTTCTTTTTTTGTGCCAGCCGTGTTTTCCTGCCGCACCGGGGTTAATATGCAAGCATTGTATTTTTTTATCGAACATTACTTTTAAAATGTGTGAATGCCCAGAAATAAAAAGCTGCGGAGGCTTAGTGTAAATTTCTTTCTTCACATTAAGCGCATAACGATCGGGATACCCACCTATGTGTGTCATCCAAACATCAACCGCTTCACAACTAAAACGATTATGCTCTGGAAAGACCGCCCTAATAGCTGCATCATCAATATTTCCATAAACTCCACGCAAAGGTTTAAATGCGGCTAAAGGTTCAGCTACGTTCGGCCCAAAATCGCCAATATGCCAAATCTCATCCCTATCATCAAAGTATTTAAACACCGCATCGTCTAAGTAGCCATGTGTATCAGATATTAAACCTATTTTTTTCATTTATTTGAGATGTGGGTATTGAGTATTGAGTATTGAGTACAACTGCAAACCTAAATGATTGTTTTTTGAAAAGCAATTTAAATGCTACTAGGCAAAATGGGTCGGGCTTTACGCTGTATCTCTTCGCTAGCCATCCTGTCATTCCAAGTTAGAAACAATCTATTTACCGACTGCTAAACGAAACAGAAAAACATTAAGCGAAGAGGATGCCGCTGCAATCCCGTTTATTTTAGAAAAGGCAATGCAAAAAAACTGTCAGTCATAGATCGT from Pedobacter sp. SL55 includes these protein-coding regions:
- the rnhA gene encoding ribonuclease HI; the encoded protein is MIEIYTDGAASGNPGPGGYGVILRSGKHYKEISGGFRMTTNNRMELLAVVVALKALKTPGQEVVVFSDSKYVVDSVEKGWVFGWVQKGFKDKKNKDLWLQYLQQHKLHKVKFKWIKGHNEHPENERCDRLAVAASQDKANWAIDAAFEAERNNSASKLL
- a CDS encoding DUF2911 domain-containing protein, encoding MKSTFKVMASAALALFVSVGAMAQDAKPKPSPAATATGKIGGANITINYSSPAVKGRKIWGGLEAYDKVWRAGANDATTFETDKDIKVEGKALPAGKYSFFLIPRESGTWTAIFNKEPKQWGAYKYQEAKDALRVDVKVKPLKETQERLVYKVTKKGFALDWDKVSVPVSVK
- the fbp gene encoding class 1 fructose-bisphosphatase, which codes for MSGIKTLGQFIIEKQADFPYAKGELSRLLRDIGIAAKIVNREVNKAGLVDILGDADTVNIQGEDQKKLDVYANEQFISALTSGGECCIVASEEEDDFVRIESPVSKNARYIVCIDPLDGSSNIDINVTVGTIFSIYRRKSTDGPATLADVLQKGTEQVAAGYVIYGSSTMMVYTTGKGVNGFTLDPSIGEFCLSHPNMKIPDDGVIYSINEGNYVHFPEGVKKYIKYAQTEDAATRRPYTSRYIGAMAADIHRSLIKGGIYMYPTTAASPKGKLRLLYECNPMAFIIEQAGGIASDGLNRILDIEPTELHQRVAIFVGSPKMVKKAEEFMAEFSPVEKLTVDTLDTKSA
- a CDS encoding metallophosphoesterase family protein, with the translated sequence MKKIGLISDTHGYLDDAVFKYFDDRDEIWHIGDFGPNVAEPLAAFKPLRGVYGNIDDAAIRAVFPEHNRFSCEAVDVWMTHIGGYPDRYALNVKKEIYTKPPQLFISGHSHILKVMFDKKIQCLHINPGAAGKHGWHKKRTLIRFCISDEKIHTLEAIELGDR